A window of Sinimarinibacterium sp. NLF-5-8 genomic DNA:
TTCCCTGGACGATGAGCGATTTTTCGTTAATGGACGCCATCGAATGCGGCATCGTCAAATTGCCGCGCGTGCCAGTGGCCGACAACATCCCCGGCGCGGAAATGCCCATCTACCGCGAGCTCTGGAAGCACATCGGCAAAAAAATGCCGAAGAAAGGGCGCGGCAAGAACGCCCAGCTCGATCCGCTGGCCATCCCGGTGGAATTGCAGACCGCGCTGGAAGCCCTGTACGGGCATTACCTCAAAACCTTTGATGCCTGGAAGCAGGCTGGCATCAACGTGCCACCGTGCTTCATCGTGGTGTGCAACAACACCGCAACTTCCAAACTGGTGTTCGATTACATCTCAGGTTTTGAACGCACCAATGACGATGGCTCCATCACGCGCGTGCCGGGGCGACTGGAGCTGTTCCGCAACTTTGACGAGCATGGCGAGCCGCTGGCGCGCCCGAACACCTTGCTGATCGACAGTGAGCAGCTCGAATCCGGCGAAGCTCTGGACGATAACTTCCGGGGCATGGCCGCCGACGAGATCGAACGCTTCAAGCGCGAGATCATCGAGCGCACCGGCGATCGAAGGCAGGCCGAGAACCTCAGTGACAGCGAACTGCTACGCGAGGTGATGAACACCGTTGGAAAACAAGGCCGTTTGGGAGAGCAAATCCGCTGCGTCGTATCGGTATCCATGCTGACCGAAGGCTGGGATGCCAACACCGTGACTCACATCCTCGGCGTGCGCGCGTTTGGCACCCAATTGTTGTGTGAGCAGGTCATTGGTCGCGCCCTGCGTCGCCAGTCCTATGAATTGAATGAGCAAGGTCTGTTCGACGTGGAATATGCCGACGTCTTCGGCATCCCCTTCGACTTCACGGCCAAGCCGGTAGTTGCCACCCCGCCCACCCCGCGCGAAACCGTCACCGTCAAGGCACTGCGCCCAGAGCGCGACTCTCTGGAAATCCGTTTTCCGCGTGTGCAAGGCTATCGCGTCGAATTGCCAGAAGAACAACTCGAAGCCCAATTCAACAACGACCACCATTTGAGCCTGACGCCCGACATGGTCGGTGCGACCAAGACCCACAACGCCGGCATCATTGGCGAAGCGGTAGAGCTGGATATCAAGCATCTGGGAGACGTGCGCCAATCCACCCTGCTGATGGAGCTCACCAAGCACCTGTTGTTCGGGCATTGGCGCGATCAAGGCCAGGACGCACCGATTGCCTTGTTTGGCCAACTCAAACGTATCGTGCGCCAATGGCTGGATGAATGTCTGGAATGCAGGGGCGGCACCTACCCGGCGCAATTGATGTACCGCGAACTGGCGGACATGGCCTGCCAGCGCATCACCAAGGGCATCACCGCCAAGGAGCTGGAGAAAGGCCGACAGGTCAAGGCCATCCTCGATCCGTTCAACCCCACTGGCAGCACGGCACATGTGCGTTTCAACACCTCGCGTGAAGACCGCTGGGAAACCCTCGGCGTGGACAACCAGCCAAAAAACCAAGTCAATTGGGTCATCCTGGACAGCGGCTGGGAGGCCGAATTCTGCCGCGTCGCCGAATCGCACCCCAGGGTGCTGGCTTACACCAAAAACCACAATCTTGGCCTGGAAGTGCCCTACCGCTTTGGCTCGACCAACCGTATCTACATCCCCGACTTCATCGTTCAGGTGGACGACGGCCGCGGCAAGAACGACCCGCTGAATCTGATCGTCGAAATAAAGGGCTACCGGCGTGAGGATGCGAAGGAGAAGAAGTCCACCATGGACACCTACTGGATTCCCGGTGTGAACCACCTTGGCACGCATGGCCGCTGGGCCTTTGCCGAGTTTGGCGACGTGTACGAAATGCAGGACGACTTTGCCGACAAGGTGCAGGCAGAGTTCGAAAAGATGTTGAAGGGCGTGAGTCCATGAAATGGTAGTTTCCTGCACAGGTTGACAAGATATGTATAAGAAAATGAAAAATATGAACATATTGAAGCAGTGACTTAAGGGAATCGTGCTTTCGTGAACATGTCCACACCCATTCCGCCACTGGAGCAGCTCGACCCATCGCGGTTCGAGACCGCCTCCATCCTCAAGCAACTGGTTGCCGCGCACCGTGCGCTGGCCGAGTTCAAGGGTGTGGCCGCCTCCATGCCGAATCAGGGCATCCTGCTCAATACCTTGGCCCTGCAAGAAGCCAAGGACAGCTCCGAAATCGAAAACATCATCACCACCCACGACGAACTGTTCCGCGAAGTGGCACAGGACCAGACCACCGCCCCCGCCGCCAAGGAAGTGGCACGCTACAACCACGCCTTGCGCATCGGCTTTGATGCCGTGCGGAGTACCGGCCTGCTCACCAGCAACCAGATCGTCGCGATTCAGGCTGTGCTGGAAAAAAACCGCGCCGGCTACCGTAAGTTGTCCGGCACCGTGCTCAAGAGCAACACCGGTCGCGTGATCTACACACCACCCTCGCCCGAGGCGCTGCCACGGTTGATGTCCGACTTGGAGCGCTTCATCAACGATGCAGCTCGATTCGACGCCGACCCGCTGATCAAGATGGCGCTGATCCACCACCAGTTTGAGAGCATCCACCCGTTCTACGACG
This region includes:
- a CDS encoding Fic family protein, which produces MSTPIPPLEQLDPSRFETASILKQLVAAHRALAEFKGVAASMPNQGILLNTLALQEAKDSSEIENIITTHDELFREVAQDQTTAPAAKEVARYNHALRIGFDAVRSTGLLTSNQIVAIQAVLEKNRAGYRKLSGTVLKSNTGRVIYTPPSPEALPRLMSDLERFINDAARFDADPLIKMALIHHQFESIHPFYDGNGRTGRIINVLYLVKQGLLDSPVLYLSRAIVRSKLDYYRLLQAVREQGAWEDWVLYLLRAVELTATEGIATIGAIKTSMMDYKHRIRAGHKFYSQDLINNLFSHPYTKIEFLCRDLKIGRVTAARYLDALAAEGFLHKHKAGRSNYYINISLFQVLAGEPDTPLR
- a CDS encoding BPTD_3080 family restriction endonuclease, encoding MSEQFFAHPILNSPYDYPARHWELDASGQPTHKIISNRRLADFITPIPQPRKNKGEGAQVNLLFDEGKGLTTAEQAYDHTAVINGVRKEVDAWRRLPPSQWRVTPETARLLEHWRNHKFAGIRPFFCQVEAAETAIWLTEVAPQIGKNGERFLSHLEKASKEANPDLMRLALKLATGAGKTTVMAMLIAWQTINAVRRPQSKKFTRGFLLVAPGLTIKDRLRVLLPHDADSYYDSREIVPRDMLPDLDKAKIVITNYHAFKLRERMTLSKGGRRLLQGRTGNELDTLETEGQMLQRVMPELMGLKNILAINDEAHHCYREKPASNDDFIDDKGNPLTGDDLKAAKEHVKNENEAARLWISGLEAVNRKLGLQQVIDLSATPFFLAGSGYVEGTLFPWTMSDFSLMDAIECGIVKLPRVPVADNIPGAEMPIYRELWKHIGKKMPKKGRGKNAQLDPLAIPVELQTALEALYGHYLKTFDAWKQAGINVPPCFIVVCNNTATSKLVFDYISGFERTNDDGSITRVPGRLELFRNFDEHGEPLARPNTLLIDSEQLESGEALDDNFRGMAADEIERFKREIIERTGDRRQAENLSDSELLREVMNTVGKQGRLGEQIRCVVSVSMLTEGWDANTVTHILGVRAFGTQLLCEQVIGRALRRQSYELNEQGLFDVEYADVFGIPFDFTAKPVVATPPTPRETVTVKALRPERDSLEIRFPRVQGYRVELPEEQLEAQFNNDHHLSLTPDMVGATKTHNAGIIGEAVELDIKHLGDVRQSTLLMELTKHLLFGHWRDQGQDAPIALFGQLKRIVRQWLDECLECRGGTYPAQLMYRELADMACQRITKGITAKELEKGRQVKAILDPFNPTGSTAHVRFNTSREDRWETLGVDNQPKNQVNWVILDSGWEAEFCRVAESHPRVLAYTKNHNLGLEVPYRFGSTNRIYIPDFIVQVDDGRGKNDPLNLIVEIKGYRREDAKEKKSTMDTYWIPGVNHLGTHGRWAFAEFGDVYEMQDDFADKVQAEFEKMLKGVSP